AACAGATATAATTGTTGTATTATAATTTCATCATAGTTGTCTTAAAGttaacttcttctttctcttttggCCGTCgaagttgaaatttttttcagGCAAAGACACATTTGACCTCTTCTTCACTAGACGACGACTACCTTTAGCCATGGGGGGAGCGAAATCGGAGTCATCATCGTCGATGATTGGGCGTTTCCCTTTAACCTTATTAGTAACTGATTTATGACCTATTTTTAAAGCTTTTTTGGCAATGGAGATGGAGAAGCAGAGAAACGGGTAATGACCATTATATACACGAAATgaaagatataaaaaaaaaactgaatgaAAATAGAGGCAGTTGGATGAAGAAGTTGGAGATGGATATGGTTGAATGGGTTTTGATCGTAGATTAATCGTCGGGAAGAATGtgattttttggaaaaaaaaaatgaaaagagaaaCTCAACACTAACTtagaaattgaaaataaaaataaaaataataaaaaatggaaaaagctgtgtaaagtatttttataattttttttttttgaaggaagtatttttataattaaaagcaAGGAAAAATATTGTCcaaaggtatttttgtaaataagatactattttgtatttttcatgtaaatatTTCAAAGTTTATTCCTTGTTTTAATGGTTGGAGAAACTATTTAGACGACGAATTAAGGCTTGGTGAGGTTGGATCATTTGGATGGTACTGAATCTACTGATTCCCTACGTGACAAtatgatttgaaaattttattgacTAGGCTAGTCCTCCCCTGAAATGTAGATATATCCTCAAACTCCTAAAATAGGCTATATAAACTATACACCGATTCCAAAGATGTCCAGAAAATATGAGGTCCTCTTGAGGAAAAACTCAAGATCAAAGAAGATGGTAtctaaaagaaaagaaacattTAATTTCACATTATTTCGATTTCCAATCTCTTCGTTAAAAACATCTTTTAATTGTAAGTTAATGAAAATCTTTGAAACACATTGAAgcataattatgaaaaaaaactaGGAATGACTATTCGAAGATAACAATGACTATGTCTAGTCCAGTATTTTATTCATTATGATAACATAAGGTGATAATGATATGATAATTTTCTTTTCAGTTGGTGGGGCTCCAACGAGGCTTGAAGATAGCAACGAGTTCTTCTTTAGAGGGCGATACTTCCTTGACCACAGGATGAGTAGCAAAATCATGGCTCCATTTACAGAGCTTTGGAAACTTCGCCTCTGTCAATATCTCTACTCCCATAAGTTCTTCTATTGTTGGGATCCATTGGGCTATGAAGTTTCCTGCTAAGTCCACCATCCCAATGCTTTCTCCTCcaaaatacttttctttcaaCTCTTTCTCTAAGATCTCCAGGTACTCACTTACTTCTTCCAACGCATTTTTCTGCTCCTCCTTCACCTTAACCACTTTAATTGTTGTTGTTACGATCTGGGAAAGGATCATATTCAACGTCAAATTATTACTTGTGTAAACACATAAGTTGTTCGACGAAAGTTCAAGCTCAAAAAAGTGAAAGAGAGTGTCTAGAACAAATGGCATATGGGTTATTTCTTTTCAAATATGCTGTGTTCGACGAAAGATCtagctaaaaaaattataaagattATTTTGGAAGAATTGTTACCTTGTCATCAATGAAACGACTCCAGAAACGGGCTTGAGCTCTTTCATAAGGGTGTTGAGGCAAGATGGGGTGAGTCTTCCATGTCTCATCGATATATTCAAGAATTACAAGTGACTCTGCTAAGGGCTTTCCATTGTGGACAAAGGCAGGAACTTTCTTAtgaattggattatatttgAGGAGGGAAGTACTCTTGTTCTTCAGATCTTCTTCATAGTATTTGTATTCAACTCCTTTGAGTTTCAGAGCTATGTTTACTCTGTTACTAAAAGGGCTTCCCCTAGCACCATAAAGCTTCACTTCTTCTCccataatttttatattgacACTGACAAAAAACACTTGTGTTTTGGATTTGCAGCTGTGTTTGTTAAAGGCCCTATTTATGATACAACTTTCTTGATCAACAAGATGTTTTTCAATatcatattaaaaatatattggaATATGTGTTATTTATAAAAGTAGTGGTAATgctatttatattgtttttaaaatttagaccaaaagattatatattaaaagaattTGGGTAACATTTTGTAAAGGCGAATGGTGATGTAATAGCATACGAAATCAATTGGATGGGTAACATCAATGAGAATCGGTTGTCCATCTCCTATGACACTAACGAGAACACTCCAATGACACTAAGTcatttattttacaatttcttgAGGAAGAAAAGTCaagttcttattttattttatttattattttttaacaataaGTGTTTGtagattaaaaataagaaaacaagAGTTACACCTCACCGGGATTACATACAATGTATTCTATTATAGAAGAAAGCTTAACTATTCCAATAACATTTTTGGCGAAAGCCTATTTAGCTACATTATGGGTCGCAACAttacaaattttgaaaataaataaaaaattacaacttaATAAAAGATTATAGAGATATTTACAATGATGGACATAGTTACCAATATTCTAACTGGAATAGGTTCCTTCCAGCATCTTGATACCAGTCTCACAGTCACTCTTAATAATCACAAAAGTATGTTTTTGTACGAATTTTACCAATTTAACCTACACACAACAGAATTTAATCAAGCTTTACCCAAGGTTAATTTTGACCTTTCACTGTGAGTCAAACACGAGTTGACTCCCTTGATTCTTGAGTCAAACGACAGTTGACTCACCCAAACGCACTGTCATTTGGTTTAACCCCTTAACCCTTAGAACACTCTCGAATTAGGTCATTTCCAACCTTACACGAAATTGAAAGAAAACCCTAACAGAACTTCGAGTTTCTTCCAAGAAACTCGAAGGCTGCTATCAACCCAAATTAAGCTTTCTACCCTTCCCCATATcaaaaaaccaaaaccctaaatctatacacacaaatatataaagtggtaaaagccaaaaaaaaattgtagagaGATAGCACCAGATTTATACAGGTTCTCTAAAATTGTTGCTGTGTACATCCTCTTTCGAGCTCGCCTCAGAATTGGCTCGATTCCACTATATGATCTTCAAGATCAGTAGTTCACAAACTCAGATTCCAAATCACATGTACGATTGGTAATCCTCTTAATATTTTACAAGTATTTACAgtgtttttctttctctctttctttctcttatcAAATACTAACtctgtcttcttcttctttgtgtaTGATTCTCTCTTGGATTGGATCTCTGAGTCCTAACCCTAGGGCTTAAGGACTTAGCTCTGTAAGTCTCCTCCTTTCCAATCTTATTGTGTTCTGATCTGTGTTTTTAGTTGTATGAGATTGTATTTATAGCTTAGGATAGATGAGAGATCTAAGAGTTAGTTGCAACAGTTTTAACAAACTTTACAACTAACTTTGGTTCTGTCTAATTAGGTTGTTAGAGGCCGAAGGCCACTAATTTCTTGTAACTGATTTGTGCTGATTTGGATAGTGCATATGGGGATTTGTTTTAACAATTTTCACCTGAATCCTCATAAGCACTCTTAATAGTTGTCTTAGTTATTTTCTGAGAGTCTTAGCTCGAACCCACTAGGGGTTTTACCAACCTGTGTCTATCCCTAATAAGCTTAAGTAAAGCTTAAACTTATTAAGGGAAGCTACCTTGGTTCCCATGTTTGTTGGGTTCACTATAGTAGGCACCTTTTCTATTTCTATTTGTCCTTGAGTAACCTTGTCCATGATAAAATGATATTTGAGTTCTATGTGTTTGGTCCTATCATGGAACACATGATTCTTGCATAGATAGATACTGCTCTGGCTATCAGAGTAGATGATATGTGTTTTCTTAACTAGGTTTAGCTCTTCCATTAATCCTCTCAACCATAAGGCTTCCTTAATTGCTTCTGTAGTAGTAATGTATTCAGATTCAGTAGTGGATAGAACTACTACTAGTTGTAATTGTACTTTCCAACTAGTACAATTGCCTCATGTTAAGAAAAAATATGTTGATGTAGATCTTCTAGTATCCCTGTCCCCTGCATAGTCTACATCTGTGAACCCTTCAGTGTTTTAATGTGACTGGTGTGCTTGGTATATCAGTCCTACCTTAGATGTGCCCTTTAGGTATCTCATAAGTCGATTCATGACATTCCAATATTCTTTCCCTAGACTAGACATGAATCTACTTAGCACACTGATCGCATAAGCAAGGTCAGGTCTAATAGTGACCTTGAGGTACATGATGGACCCGACtactattgggttttatgccctaaataaaactccgtttcaatgtaatccagattattcaatatcaataaagtaacagaagtaatttttcattcacttgtgtatgttttggttcacttaatcaattacttgtctatttgatttataaattcatccaaaccccttttcacatacttgatcatgtttattgtgttgtcaacacagtggaaaataaacatgactatgtgaataaagtattcctagatttatcagaacactgggttttactcatatgacaatctacaacagagtttacttacatttggagaaatgttatgttctttccagaacataggttaaagtaaagctcaggttggatgcatggagtatgcattggaatggaccgatattgaactttgaattagatttttaaaacttaccgtaaatatctattcaattcaatatcataagttgatcctagatcacatgatcgaaatcctgatatggttaggctcaatttcaagagtattattcgtattctttgatttgttagttaagcctaatctttagtctgggcaatacatacattttgggaacacggtagtgcgattgagtgggagcgctaacataaatatggaatctatagctgttgggttttatgccctaaagaaaactctttacaatctgattagttatcaatataagaaattagaagtgattgatgtttgcatgaattttacatgctaatggtttaatatgtttaatatatttattacattcatacacacaaaatcagttaaatccagatcatatgtttattcacaattacagtatcgtcaacacagtggaatgtgattgtgatcatatgaatcaaaagttttggtccctgtttcatcagtgttattggatttacactaatgtgataatcagcgatgatgtgtacttacacttggagtaagtgttatgttctttccaggacattagtaaagtatactagtttcgaatgtatggagtatacattggactggaccgatattgcaactaagttaagatattacaaacttaccgttatacatatctttccaagtcaatatcagtagttgatcttaagattaaaaagaatctaaatcctgatatgcttaggctcaactcaggagtgctattcatgttcttagatttattagttaagcctactttcgggtcagggttatacgtatatttcgaggacatgatagtatgattgagtgggagtgctgaacataaatatggaatctatagcttctactggtgtatagaagtcaagtgatgattcccttcgagcttagcaaatagaagtaaatggatgagctcttgtttaactgactaattattagatcactaaacaccatttacaggtagctaagtgttttaaggggcaaaatacattgaggggtgagaacggtaaagaaatcccatctcgatgtaaatcatctatatagaggatctttaaatcacaataagattataacaatggttaaatgagatagtatattggtatcgtgaaacatacaatatgctctatataattctgagagtgcaattctaagttctaagagtggattaaacgaagaattaataagtaggaatttacttggtaaatttggttcacttattggaagctcagcatatagatccatggtccccattctagttgagaacattctgcttgtaagactcattaattgattcgtgattgatcaattataattctaaagttagactatgtctaattttatgaattttcactaagcaggggtgaaattgtaaggaaaagagttttttctaggtttatttatttattaatagactttatatgtctaattaataattaaattaaatgacaatattatttaataatatattttagttattaaataattagttttggcatttaaaaggttagaattggaaaattggcgtttttgagaaaatagagataaaatttgataaaattgcaaaattaagtgaggcccaataactgttgaaaattattttaccaggatcttagatctactcacaagtatgtttattaacatcctaaataagaactttctaaacaataaattaaacacatataaagtttaagaaaccttacattgggtgcatcggaatataatgactccttccgttcagatatctagcccttgattcctttctgtagcagagcattatcaatatctgaacctggatctctttctctgaatctttgatgctgaatctcctttgctgatgatctttcttcacgatcttcctcactatgattgaggtattgcttgatgtgtgtgggcactactctaatcactaaggatttcgaaattcaaaggaagaagaaagaagaagtggtagctaaagatagggagagagaaggctcagttttttctgattcagagagtgtcagaagaaaagtcttatttttctgaagccttcactatctatttatagcattccactagggttaggtttgaattatatggcattaaaataatgaaaaaatcaacttaaaaaagctacaataggtggtcggccaagcattagtggattgggccttgggctttgcaattttgcaattttaacaccttttgtatctgattttctcaaaaatgtcaatttcttaattcaaccatttaaatgccaattctaactatttaataactataaataattattaaataatattgtcatttatcatatttattaattgaaccatacaaagtatcataattaacaaatatgcccctataaactctttctttacaatttcgcccttacttagtgaaaaattcacaaatagacatagtctaatttgagaattataattgattaatcaaaaccaattacatgagtcttacaagcaatattatctcaactagtggggggaccatgggtctatataaccgagcttccaataagtagatcaagaatttagcactaaaattcactaacttattaattcttcgttgaatccacgcatagaacttagaattgcactctcagtatatagaatgctctatatgctccaccatatagacacatcattagttatccattgtcataatcctaatgtgatcaatgatcctctatatgaatgatctacactgtaaagtgattaaattaccgttacaccctacaatgtatttattccttaaaacacttgaccccgtataaatgatatttcagctaatgtgaaatgagtactccaccatttatgttcgtttggtcaagctcgaaggagatcatcctttgcttactattcgccagatagaagctatagattccatgtttatgctagcgctcccactcaattgcactaccgtgttcccaaaatgtacgtatcaccctgacctaaaagtaggcttaactaacaaatcaaagaacacgaatagcctttcaagattgagcctaatcataccaggattaagaacatttgatctaggatcaacttggcgatattgacttgaatagatattacggtaagtttaataaatctaagtcaaagttcaatatcggtcccttccgatgcatactccatgcatccaacctgggctttactttaaccaatgctctggaaagaacatagtatttctccaaatacaagtaaactcttgttgtagattatcatatcagtaaaaccctgtgtctgataaatataggaaactttattcacatagtcatttttactttccaatgtgttgacggcacaataaacaggatcaagtatgtgaaaagggtttcagatgaatttatacattatgtacatataatcatgaaataaatcatgtgaaccatgcaacattaaatgttatttctgatctatattaataagcaaatctgattatattgaaatgagttttatttagggcataaaacccaacaaactccctcttgcactaatataaaacaaaaagtgcgtttcaaataatctcaacaccttgatatgcaaatcaagtgtagtagtagtaaactcctcgtaataggatctgaaaggttgaattaaccacaaccttttctccactattactcttccttaatcacaaaatcattgataatgtgaaattcctctctatatgtctactctcttgggatacttgattctatatctttggcaactacttttggttaatcaggaaattaacactagtagtttaaggcaatttggaatggtgccaaagatgtatagaactttccttagactgaataagtacctttcctgcagctttaacattcagtccctatctggtagacctagagaattcagataggtttttacacttctccaaaatcactattccacccccagagtaaccaccatcttatcagacatatttactagcacataggcaaatttcgaaatctgatatggtgtagtctaagagttttaaacacacccttatagactaacatatagttcctcttcttaatcttaggatttacttgattgtcttccaatgttcttctcctggattaatctgatacctactcatta
This region of Cannabis sativa cultivar Pink pepper isolate KNU-18-1 chromosome 7, ASM2916894v1, whole genome shotgun sequence genomic DNA includes:
- the LOC115698009 gene encoding probable glutathione S-transferase, which produces MGEEVKLYGARGSPFSNRVNIALKLKGVEYKYYEEDLKNKSTSLLKYNPIHKKVPAFVHNGKPLAESLVILEYIDETWKTHPILPQHPYERAQARFWSRFIDDKIVTTTIKVVKVKEEQKNALEEVSEYLEILEKELKEKYFGGESIGMVDLAGNFIAQWIPTIEELMGVEILTEAKFPKLCKWSHDFATHPVVKEVSPSKEELVAIFKPRWSPTN